The genomic window TTGTACCTGGAAATGATAGGCGTTATAACCAAATGCAACAAATCTTTCCTATTATTAAAGAAACCTCCAAGGAAGAAGTACAATTAGAATCGTTATTGTTTGATGAAGATCCTATGTTAACCAAACGTTGCAGAAAACGTTTAGAGAAGAAAGGAAATACTGCAAGAATTTTAACCACTAAGAAAGAGGATGGCATTTTAGTTGCCGAAAAAGATATCATATTGTCTGATGATACTGAACCTATAAAGTAGTCATACAATTAATAACCGCAAAAGCCCTGATTTTATGTTCAGGGCTTTTTTATTTATATTAATAAGGTGTATCACTATTAATTACAACAAACGCTCAGCAACTTCCAACCAATTATATACACGTGTATAGTCTGTTTCGTGTTGGTTGTGTGGGGAATCAAATAACAAGGTATCACCAGCAAAGCGCTCTAAGTTGTAGCTTCTATCGTCAATTAATAAATCACCATTAAGGATAAACTTATGGCCACACATAATACGATGCTGCCAAGTTATAAAAGGCATATGCTCATCTAACCAGTCGCTTTTTTCCTTTAACGAGTTAGGAAACTGGGTTGCAGCAGTAGCAATATATACGTTATGCTTGTTGCACAATGCTTCCATAACCTGAATACTATCTTTTATAGGCTCTAAGTCTCTAAAAAAGCCTTCTTTGTGTACATGTTGCCATATACTTTCCTGATGAATTTCTGGGACATTTTGCCATACTTCTCCAGATTCTATATGCGCTAGTGAGAGTTCTTGTTTGTGTTCTTCGTTGTATAATTCTATGTGCTTACCGTAAGTGTCGGCAAGTACGTCATCCATATCTACAAATATTGTGAGCATCGTTCTTTTTTTACAAAGCAAACCATAATATAAAGTGTTGACAAGGTATTTAAGGAAACTTTATAAAGATTTAATGATTTCGCAATATGGTGGTGGTGATTTTGAAAAATATGAATCGTTTTTCAGGAGTTTTTATAACTGGGTTGTTTTCTATATATAAACCAAAAAAATATTAATTACTATGAAAAACGTTTATCTTATCGTATTTGCATTACTCTTGTTTAACTGTTCTAATGACGACGACAACAGTATAGATCCTACACAGTATAATGCCAATCTTACTGTATTACAGAATTTAGAAAATGGTGTTGCTGTCCTGGATATCACTGCTGAAGTTGGAGTAGAAGCCTTACATGGAATAGAATATGGTGGTGGATATATATATTATGTTGATGAAACTGATGGTTCTTTAATGATAGCTGCTGATTACTCTGAGATTGGTACTAAATCTTGGGGAGACCATTTTGATTTAACTAATGGAGAACTTATTGGTGATGGTCAAACTAATACACAGCTTTTAGTAGATGGCAACCTTAACGATAATAGTACTGTACCAAATGGGTTTGAGTTTGGTAGTGATGACTATGTTTTTAAGATTGCTACAGATTTAATGTACAGAGATTATGACGATTGGTTTGTACCAAGTAAAGCATCTGTAGAGGCTATATTTAATAATGTGCATATGCAAGGTATTGGTAACTTTAATGAAAACCTTTTTTACTGGACGTCTACTAAGGTTGGTTATCATCCTTATGTGATGAGTTTTAATCCTAACTTTGGTGGTAGTGCGTTTTTTGGATCTTGTTTTGATAGTAGCGCTGTAATTCTTGTTAGAAGACATCAATAAGTTATTGTTCATAAATTTTGTTATTGAGGCCTGTATGTTATGTACAGGCTTTTTCATTTGGTAATATCTAAGTAATAGAGTGTGGTTGTAAAAATACTATTTTACATAATGTAAATTATAGGACAATTATATATTTTGGATGTTTAGGGGTTGTACTGGGCATCGCTGTTTTATAATGGTCTGTGTTGTTTGCTGTGCTTTCTACCCGAATGTTATCCGTGGTTTATCCGAAGGAATGCCGAATTATATCGGGATTAGACCCGAAGTACATACGGGTGAACCTGTTGTTTGGTGTTTATTTTTAATCGCTTTGTTAGTGATTGAAAATACTCGAACTGACTTGACGGCTTAGATTGTGTTCTATTATTTGAGATTCCTTCGCTGTGCTCGGAATGACATTTGTTTATGTTTTGTTGGTTCTCGATACAAAATGCTTGTCGCATTTTACTCGAACTGACGTGATTTGTGGGTTTTCTTTTATAGACTGTTCTGTTTCTTGTGGTGATGGTTTGTGTTTTTCTTATGTACTTTTTTATTCGTCGATATTCATTGTTTAAGACATCTTGAATTCTTTTTGAGAAATTCTTGTACTTAAATGAGATGCTGAATCAAGTTCAGCATGACAATAATGGCTTCCAAGGCTTCAGCCATTCTTAACGGATTTTGTTTATATATACTGCTGACAGCAGTTTCCGACGGTGTCGGAATTTGGGTTTGATGCGCTGCAGTGGGTGTTGTTGATGGGTTCTCGATACATTTTATTCTCATGCTTCGAATAAAATACTCGAACTGACGTGATGTATGAGTTTTCTTTTATGAGACTGTTTTGTAATGAGATCCTGAAACAAGTTCAGGATGACAGATCATTTGGTTGTTTTGGGTTTGTTTCAATGCCAGTGTGTGTTGTTGAGGGGTTCTTGATACATTTTATTCTCATGCTTCGAATAAAATACTCGAACTGATGTGATGTGTGTGATTTCTTTTATGAGACTGAATACTGAAACAAGTTCAGCACAGGCAAGTTCAGGATGACAGATCGTTTGGTTGTTTTGGGTTTGTTTCAATGCCAGTGTGTGTTGTTGAGGGGTTCTCGATACATTTTATTCTCATGCTTCGAATAAAATACTCGAACTGACGTGATGTGTGGGTTTTCTTTTTATGAGACTGCTTTGTAATTAGATCCTGAAACGAGTTCAGGATGACAGATCGTTTGGTTGTTTTGGGTTTGTTTCAATGCCAGTGTGTGTTGTTGAGGGGTTCTCGATACATTTTATTCTCATGCTTCGAATAAAATACTAGAACTGATGTGATGTGTGGGTTTTCTTTTTTGAGACTGCTTCGTGCCTCGCAGTGACGGTTTGTTATTGTTGTTGGGGTTTTATGAGATGCTGAATCAAGTTCAGCATGACAACATATTATGTTTAGATTATGGCGATGCATTGCATGGCTTTTGGTGTTTTGTAGGCTGTGTGGGTGTTGTTTTGTTCTTTTAGGTATGTGATGCCTAGCCACACTGTGATGGCTGTTGTACCTGGTATGTTGGTACTGTTGGGTATTTGTAGTTGTAGGTTTAGATTTGTTTGGTGTATTTTACATAATATTGGTTGGGTTTGGGTTGTTGTACCGAATGCGTTTTGCTCTGGGTTTACTGCTGTGTACGTGTTGGTGTTTGGTTGCCACTGGTAGGCTGATACTATGCTTAGTGCTGCTGTGAGCTGGTAATGTGTGGCGTTTTTTGGGATTTGTTTAAGGTGGTTTTTGCTACTTTTTGGTATGCTAATGGTTATTGTTGTGCGGTTACTATTGGCTGTTACTTTTGTTTTTGCGCTGTATATGTAGTGCGATGGTATGTTTTTATTGAGTTGAAAGCCGATGAGTGCTGTTGGTGCATTGTGCAGGTTTGCTTGTCTTTGACCGAGGTTACCTCTCCCCTTTTGTATAATTTTGCGGCAGGCTCCTGTTAAACGGCTTGCCATATAGGTGTCTTTGAACTGTTTGGCGGTATTGCCTAAGCCTTGCCTTATAGCTTTTGAGAGTTTTGAGGCTGCTGCAAACTCCTGATTGTTAGATTTTACGTTTGTAAAAGCGGGATCGTTGTTAATGCGTTCTTTTGATGGGCCAGCTGCTTTGCGTACAATGTATTGCCCATTGAGTACGTAATAACACATACCATTTAATGTGCCTGTGAATTTTATAAGCCCTTTTTGTTTAGGCATTGGTTTTGAATTGTTTAACTCTTGTAAGGTAATGAAAAAAGTTAGTAGTTTTATCTCTGATTGTTGATAACAAAAAAATATTACTAAAGATTAATAGAATAAAATGTTTAAATTTGAGTAGGTATTTATGGTATGCCTGCTCGTTCGTGCAAAGATTTTATCAACCATAATTGATAATATAAACTCTCAAGGCTTATTATCCGATAAATGTATACGAACGCACAACTCTTTAGGATAATAATCTTTGAACAACGGATTATATTATGAATACTATTGACTTTTTTAAACTTCAATCAAAAAACTTACACAGAGATTTTAAAACAAGAAAACTAGTCTATAACAACGAATTTGGTGGATTATCGTATGAATATGAACCAAAGCATTTCGATATCGAATTAGTTATTTTCGATTTCAATCTTGATAAAGAGAATTTTACTCTAATGAAAGCTCAACATGTTATAGCTAAAATGGCTGGATTTGAAAAGTGGACTGCCTTAATTAAGGCGTCAGAACCTGATCTTAAAATTGCAAAACTTCTTTACGAAAATCAACATAAAGTTGACGAGTTAATTTGGTTGTTTTACTTAGCGGAAGTTGAAGAAATGAATCAAACTAAATTTGACTCAGAGACCAAATTAGCAATTTGTGAAGACGCTTTTGAAAGAAAAGTTTTTGATGATAGTGTTTTATTTGATTGTTATCTTTTAGACAAAAAATAGAGAATGAAGTGTACTCTAGGCATGAGTTTTAGTTAAAACTAATGCTTTATAAATATTAACAAATAATAAGTTAATACATAATATATTATTGAGTTATTCTTCCCAAATTATGCTTAAACAGTGTTTGTCATGCATTAAACAATGTTCTTTAAATGGCAAATTTGCTTGATTGTCATATTTAATATCAAACCAATCCATAGCATAAACTGGTTCTGTTCTTGAAACTTTCCTTCCTAAATTAAAATATTCACCAGCAACTGTATCTTCTGATAATCTATCCTTGCCATGTTTTAGCCATTTGAAACGAAAATCCTCAGAAGACCAAAACCATTTAATATTATTATCATAGGAATAAACAACCATTATTGGATGATTTCCTATTGCACAAAACCTTAAAGCAGTAGCAGATTTGCTTGTGCCATATTTTTTTGATAATTCATCAATAATTCTAAACTCAAACTTTTTTCTAAAACAATATTTTCTAAAACCATTCTCTGGCATTAGAAGGCATGACGCAAAATAATCTGCTTGACGCTCTGCCCTATTTCTGCTTTTAAATCCAGTATAAGAGCAATGACTTGGAGATAGCCCATTTAGTAAGGCATTTCTGTGGTCATCAATAAAATAATGTCCTAATTCGTGACCAAAAGTGAATCTTGATCTTTCAGAATACGCATGCTTAAGTCTAGTCAGATTCATAAAAATGTGAAATTCATTATTTTCACATTCAAGTAATCCATCAAATGAATCATCATAATCGCCAAAACTATATGATATAGCGTTTCTTTCAGCGATAAAAATTGGGTCTATTTGACCATTTGGAAAATAATATTCAGAAATCCCACTCGCTAATTCGTTAATTTCAATTACATCGTTTCTCGATAAAAAATCATTTCTTTCTAGCATCCTTTTTATCCTTTTTCATTTGCTCAATAGTCTTTTTAGTAATCTCCTTACCTTCTCTTGCCGCCATTGCAAGATTAGAAACAGCCTTATTGCTTGGTAAGTTTAATCTGACTACTTTTTTAGAATTGTTATTGTTACAAATGATATCAGATAAATCAGGCCACTTTTTTGGCTCTTCATAACTTTCTTCAAACTTTTCTTCGAATGAATTAACTTCTTCTTCAGTTTCAGGAAAACCGTAACCATATTTCCTTAAAAGTTCACCTATTTTCTTCTCGCCTGATGCCATATCTCTATTTATTGACTGCTTTACTTTGTATTATTTTTTTTAAATCCCTTTTAGCCCTCGAAATAGTTTGTCTAATATTTTGCCAAGTTGTTTCAAACATTCTCTCTAATAATCTAATATTTTGACTATTCATGTTTTTGTCATCTTCGTATAACAAAAAGTACATTCTTATTATATCTTGTTTCTTAGCAGAAAATTGTGCTAAACATTCATCTATTAGATTTCTTCTTTTTACTAATTCCTCATTAAGAAAATCAAATTCATCATCTAATAATGACCACTTCCATTCATTATCGTTATCATCAATCAAATTTTCTTCATTTTCTCTAGAGTCTTCACTTTTACGTAACTCTTCAAAAAATTTAAATTTAGCAACTACTGATAAATATGATTTATACCCTCCTTTTTGGGTTTGGTGTATTGTTGGATCAAATTCCCAGTCAAGAGGATTATTCCACACATGCATAAAAACATTAGACATAACAATTAATGCAGTTTCTTCTTTGTTTAAATTAAAATGAATTTTCTTAAGTATTACATTATAAACAAATCCTTTAAATGCTTCATATAAATAGGCCATAGAAGCTTGAGCATCTTTATTGTTTTGTTCTTTTTCAGAAATAAATAATAAGTGAGTTTCTATGTCCATACTTCATTCAATATTATATGTAAAAAGTGTGACTTTTTAAGTTTGTCACACTTCAGACATATGATATTGTAGATAAATTATAATTGTTAATGATATTAGTATAATTCAATGACAATTTAACAAAATAAATTAACATGGCAAGAAACAAACCTGTTGGTGACAACGCGAGAAAAGGTGCAATAAAAAAGCGTTCACAAATATTAAACCCAAAAACAAATCATTTTGTAAAACGGGATACCGAAACTGGTAGATTCATGGATGTAAAAACTACCGGAGGAAAATTTAAAGGAGTTAGAAAAGAAAAATAAGCTCATAGTTCCTCGGGCTTTATGTGAGGAAAATTTTAATAATTAAAATATTTGAATAATGTATATAAACAAATTTTCAAAAGATGAAGTTAGTATTTGCGAGCAAGATTTATGCTTTACAGCAAAAGGCGAACAGGCAAAAATAATAGGAACAGTTGTAACTGTTGCTTTTGCCCTATTTGCATTGTCAGCGTTATTAAAATCATAATTAAAATGTCCTTAGCAAGACATTAAACTGCTTTTAAAAAAAAGCAATATGGAAGAAAAATTTAGACAGAAACAAGTTCAGCTTGATGCAGATAGTAGCACAGGTAAAATTAAAATTGAGAAGCTTTGTTCTCTAATCGAAAATCATCCTTATAAAGAGGATGTCTACAAAATGTTTGATATAGATGGTATTCGGAATGAGTATATTTCTATAGATTTCGTTGACTTAATTTACAAAAAAGTTAATCACTATATAACTAAGTATCGTCGCTATAAAATAATAGCACAAACTAAAGATATTGATGTTTATGAAGAAGTAATTTCTGGAAGTAGCGACACTAATATTGTTTTTAATTTTGAAGAGTATGTAGAGATTGATGAAATTAAAGTAAACTTAAAAACAATAGCCTTATATGATTCTAAGAATACATTTTTAGATGAATATGCAATGACAAAATATGCTAACAATTTATTTAAAATTGGGCAAGCATCTCTTGCCAACTATAATGTACAGTACTTTAAAGAGATGGCAAAGAATACTGACGGTTATAATAAAGAGAAAAGCTACCGTTTAGTTGAACATGAAAATGTAAATTATCTACGTGGTATAACTTCTACACGTTACTATGAATATGGGATTGATTTCACTTTTGTTGTAGGTATGTTAAGCCTTCATAAAAATATGAAAGCTAATCATGGTATAGAGTATAAAATAAAAAATGTAGCAATCAGTGAATCAAAATTAGAGATGATTGTCTCAGAAAAGCATATAAAAGATGCAGGTAAATTTGGATATGTATCAACAGCAGTTAAAATTACTACAAATGATTTAGGTACTGGTTCTTTAAACTTTGTAAATGTTATTAATGTAATGCAAAAAGATTCAACAGGATTTTACTTGATACCAAAAAAAAATTCAATTGTTGAGAATAGTTCGTTAGTGATTAATCACAATACCAAGCCGGAAAATGTTTTTACTGCTTTAAAAGATTTAGATGGTATTCTTAACACGGCTGATAGTTTTATAGAAGAACTTAATGCTGTTAAAACAATTAAAACTCCAGATGAACTCAGAGTTAAAATTCTAGCTAAAATACAGTCACCTCGCAGTAGCTTTAAATCTATTAAAAAGCTTTCAGATATTTTCGGTAGAAAAATTGATAACGAAGTTAGTAACTTTAAAAAGCTTTTAGAAATGTGTAACAAAGCAGAAGAACTGAATATAGAATATGATTTAAAAGATAAATTACGCTATATTATTTCAGATATTATTCTTTACGGCAAGCACAGAGATAATTAACATAAAAGAAAGACTATGAAAAAAAAAATACAATAAATATGGAAATACCAGATGAATACAAAGGCAAATACTTTTATCATTTTACTCACATTGAAAATCTAGAATCTATTTTAGAAAATGGTTTTTTAAGTACAAATCAAAAAGAGGCTTTAAAGTTAAATCATATTAATGTGGCCTCTGAGAATATCCAGACTAGGCGTAGCTCTATGGACGTGACATGCGCACCAAATGGAAAAGTCCACGACTATGTTCCCTTTT from Winogradskyella sp. MH6 includes these protein-coding regions:
- a CDS encoding 5' nucleotidase, NT5C type, with protein sequence MLTIFVDMDDVLADTYGKHIELYNEEHKQELSLAHIESGEVWQNVPEIHQESIWQHVHKEGFFRDLEPIKDSIQVMEALCNKHNVYIATAATQFPNSLKEKSDWLDEHMPFITWQHRIMCGHKFILNGDLLIDDRSYNLERFAGDTLLFDSPHNQHETDYTRVYNWLEVAERLL
- a CDS encoding ImmA/IrrE family metallo-endopeptidase is translated as MLERNDFLSRNDVIEINELASGISEYYFPNGQIDPIFIAERNAISYSFGDYDDSFDGLLECENNEFHIFMNLTRLKHAYSERSRFTFGHELGHYFIDDHRNALLNGLSPSHCSYTGFKSRNRAERQADYFASCLLMPENGFRKYCFRKKFEFRIIDELSKKYGTSKSATALRFCAIGNHPIMVVYSYDNNIKWFWSSEDFRFKWLKHGKDRLSEDTVAGEYFNLGRKVSRTEPVYAMDWFDIKYDNQANLPFKEHCLMHDKHCLSIIWEE